One Pleurocapsa minor HA4230-MV1 genomic window, CTTGATATTTAGTAACTGCCTCACCGACTTGATCTTCTGAGAGATCAGGACGCAGAATATACATTAACTCGTATTTGTTGCTCATTTTACTTATTCTCCTTGTGGACAAAATGGCTTCTAAATTAGAAGCAAGGAATTACAATCTTACTATTACTTGACAATTAATTACCAGGACTCTGCTGTAAGGATAGTAAATTAACCTAAAATTAATCTATCCCAAAACTACACTTTTAGGTTCAACAAGAGGGAACTTTAAGAGTATGATTTCGTAGTAACGAATAATTTGAAGTTTGATCTAGCTATGGCAGAACGCTATGTCCGTATTAAAACTAATCGCGAGCAGATTTATTATGGTGTGCTGAAGGCAAATCGTAGTGTGTTGGTCTATGATGCTCCACCATGGTTAAGTGGACAGGAGACAGACATAGTGATGGAGTTAGATACATATCAATTGCTTGCTCCCTGTGTCCCTTCCAAAATTATTGCTGTGGGGAAAAACTATCTCAAACATGCAGCTGAGATGGGTACACCCGTTCCCAGTGAACCCTTATTATTTCTCAAACCCCCTACTACCATTGTGGCGGACGGTCAAAATATTATCTATCCCGTACAGTCAAAACAGGTAGATTACGAGGGAGAATTAGCTTTAATTATTGGCGATCGCCTTAGTAAAGTCAACCCAGAACAGGCAGCCAAGAGCATCTGGGGATATACCATTGCTAACGACGTAACGGCTAGGGATCTGCAAAAAAAAGATAATCAGTGGACAAGAGCCAAGGGATTTGATACTTTTTGTCCTTTAGGGCCGTGGATTGTCCGAGAATTGAGTGTTGAAGCCCAAATTCAAACTTTTATTAACAACGATCATGCTCCCCGTCAGTCTGCCATGATTAGCGACATGGTTTTTAACCCCGATGTCCTCATTTCTTACATCTCACAAGTTATGACCTTGTTGCCTGGAGACGTAATCCTCACTGGCACTCCCGAAGGAGTCGGCTCAATCAAGCCTGGAGATACGGTGAGAATTGAGATTGAAGGAATTGGCTCTATCTCGAATCAGGTTGTTTGATCTTTGCCTTGATTCAGCAGTGCTGGCATTAACGAGTTTAGTTTTATTATTTAATTATTGATTACCTAGTTTGAGGCTGGTTATCTTGGTAGTTGGCTATACACAGCAGCGGAGATCGTAGGAATTTCAGGACGGCGACCAAAAGCACATTCTGCCATGCAAAATAGGCTCGCACCAGTAGCAATAATAAAGACAAAGCCACCAATTAGTTCGAGTCCCCCCAAAGTGCTAAAAATAATCGAAATTAGAGCAATGGCAATGCTAAACAAAATCGATTGCAAAGTATTAAAACGAATAAAGTAAGAAATCTTTTCGTTCTGAACTACGGCTAAAAATAAAACAAAAAATACAACTAAACTACCCAAACCAAGAGGGATAATTGAGTCAAAAACACCATAGAGTAAAGATATTGGCAACAGGAGTAATTGTAAAAAGTTAAATGTAGGTGCTAAGGCAGGGACTTTAAGCATTAATCCCGTCCCTAAAGCCAGGGCATCATAAATAGCAAATAGATATACGGCTGCTCCAAAAAAACGGTCTTTAACGTCGGCTGAACCAAACCTCGCCATGTCAAATATGCTCCTAAAATCAAAAAATCTACAGATTAAAACAATCAAGCCATTTAGGATCTAAAATACAGCTCGGTCGCTATAAAGATGATAACAATAGCGAGTAAAATCTAGCAGAAAGTTAGTTAACCCAGGTGACGTTAAAACCCATTTGACACTCATAAACTTGAGCCTGTTTGGATGTCGGTTGCGATGAGGCTCCACCTCCGCTGTGCGATCGCTTTTTGCCACATCCCAGCTTGCTATCATGCCATCGAGGTAAACCACTTTGATCTGACATCAAACAATTTTGGCAAACTTGTTTAGGAGACAAGATTTGTTGGTCGACAATCATAACTATCATGATGTTGATCCCCTTTTATCAGTCATATAGATCATTTAGCTCATTCTAATTTCTTCTCACTAAAATTAGATTTTTTGACACCTGCTGTATTATTTAATGATCTTTATTTCTAGTTTAATAGTCATTGTCAGGTAATCAAAATTTATTTTTCTCGATTTTTTGCCCTAATTTTCTCAATGAATAAATTATCGGTAAAAATTATTGTTTTCCTTTCTATACAAGGTTATTTCCTAAATTAATAGTTTTCAAGAGGACACTGAATTAGATAGCATAGATCATACTTATCGAAAATTACAGAATCAGATAGTGAATCAAACTAATTTAGATTTCCTCGTCCAAACAGATCCCGAAATTGCGGAAATTATTGATTTAGAATTAGGTCGTCAGCGATCGCATTTAGAGCTAATTGCCAGCGAAAACTTTACTTCTCCTGCGGTACTAGCTGCTCAAGGTTCAGTCTTAACGAATAAATACGCCGAGGGTCTACCAGGAAAACGCTATTATGGCGGTTGCGAATTTGTAGATCGTGCCGAACAGCTAGCGATTGACCGCGCTAAACAATTATTTGGGGCCGAGATGGCAAACGTACAGCCCCATTCAGGCGCTCAAGCAAACTTTGCAGTTTTTCTAACCTTGTTAGAACCAGGCGATACCATCATGGGGATGGATTTATCCCACGGTGGACATTTGACTCATGGTTCTCCTGTAAACGTTTCAGGAAAATGGTTTAACGTCGTGCAGTATGGCGTAAACCAAGAGACAGAACAGTTAGACTTCGAGCAAATTAGAGCCTTGGCGTTAAAAGAACGTCCTAAACTAATTATCTGTGGCTATTCTGCCTATCCCCGCACTATTGATTTTGCTAAATTTAGAGAAATTGCTGATGAAGTTGGCGCGTATTTATTAGCTGATATTGCTCATATTGCTGGTTTGGTGGCAACAGGACACCATCCTAACCCTGTTTCCTATTGTGATGTGGTGACAACTACTACTCACAAAACCTTAAGAGGGCCAAGAGGTGGCTTAATTCTGACTCGCGACGCTGAATTAGGTAAAAAACTCAATAAATCAGTCTTTCCTGGGACTCAAGGTGGCCCTCTAGAACATGTCATTGCAGGTAAAGCCGTCGCCTTTGGGGAAGCTCTCAAACCAGAATTCAAAGAGTATTCAGGTCAGGTAATTATCAACGCCCAATCAATGGCCGAAGCCTTCAAAGCCAGAAATTTTAAGCTAGTATCTGACGGTACAGACAATCATCTTATTTTGGTTGACCTACGTAGTATTGGCATGACAGGTAAAAAAGGCGATGCTCTTGTTAGTCAGGTAAATATTACCGCTAATAAAAACACCGTGCCTTTTGATTCTGAATCACCTTTTGTCACTAGTGGGCTGCGCTTGGGTTCTCCTGCCATGACCACCAGAGGAATGGGGGCGACAGAGTTCCAAGAAATTGCTAACATTATCGCTGACAAACTACTCAACCCTGAAGATGAGGCTGTACAACAAAAATGTTTAGATCGAGTGGCTGCTTTGTGCGATCGCTTTCCTCTCTATCCTTATTTACAAATTCCTGTACCTGCCAAGATATAGGAGTATGCTGAGGAAGGAGTAATGCAATCCGTGCGAGCAACAGCTTGATGTTATTAGAAAGTACACCTTATATTCCCCCTGGAACTTGAACTCAGATGCCTGTTGAACTATATCATCTGATTGCTTTTCTCACCTCGGTTACCTTTGTTTTATGGACGATACCCGATGTCAAAACTTTAGGTTTAAAGTTGGGTATCGTAGATCGACCAAACGCCAGGAAGATTCACCAAAAACCCGTTGTCCGAGTGGGCGGGGTTTCTATTTTTGCTGGCACCATTGCTGCTTTAGTTATTGTCTGGCTGCTGGGGGGATTTTCTGCCCTCGCTTCTGATAAAGTTACGGAAGTCTGGGCGGTAATTATTGGCAGCATTTTATTTTTTGGCATTGGTTTTGCTGACGATTTGTTTAATCTCACCCCCATTTCACGGTTACTGATGCAAGTTGCCGTAGCTACTGGTTGTTGGTATATGGGAGTCAGGATCGATTTTGTCTCTTTTCCGATCTATTCTCTAGTTAAAATCTACTGGCTAAGTCTTCCTGTTACCGTAGTCTGGCTCGTCGGGATGGCAAATGCCATTAACTGGATTGATGGGGTTGATGGTTTAGCGGCTGGGGTTTCGGGGATTGCTGCCTTTGTAATGTTAGTTGTGACCTTGTTTATGGATCAGCCTGCTGCTGGCCTAATTGCGGCGGCGATGGCAGGGGGCGCACTGGGATTCCTCCGTTATAACTTCAATCCCGCCCAGATCTTTATGGGGGATGGGGGAGCGTATTTTATGGGCTTTACCCTAGCAGCAGTCGGCGTAGTTGGCTTGGTTAAAACTACGGCGATCACAGCTGTTCTCTTACCCTATCTAATTCTGGCAGTTCCTATTCTCGATATGTCGGCGGTAATTTTTTCCCGTATTAGTAAAGGAAAATCGCCTTTTATTGCTGATAAAAGTCATCTACATCATTGGTTGCTCAAAACGGGAATTTCCCAGCGTCAGACAGTATTGTTTATTTATACCCTAACTTTTTGGGTCGGCAGCTTGGCTCTTGGCTTTTCCAATATTCCTAGCGGTTGGGGATATGCAATTGGCGCAACAATGCTACTAGCTTGGCAACTTTGGCAGGTTTGGCAAGTCTGGAAAGAAAGGCGTAGAATCCTTAACAACATTAGTGAATCAGATCGATGAGCGCAGAAATTATTTGTATTGGGACAGAATTACTTTTAGGAGATATTTTAAACACCAACTGTCAATATTTAGCCCAAGAATTAGCTAATCTAGGTATTCCCCATTACTATCAAACGGTAGTGGGAGATAACGTAGAGCGGATTCATCAAGTAATAGCTACTGCCATTAAACGCGCTTCAATTTTAATATTTACTGGTGGTTTAGGCCCAACCCCTGACGATTTAACCATCGAGACAATTGCTAGTTTCTTTAACACTCCTTTGCAAGAAGAAGCTGCAATTATTCAAGAT contains:
- a CDS encoding serine hydroxymethyltransferase, which gives rise to MNQTNLDFLVQTDPEIAEIIDLELGRQRSHLELIASENFTSPAVLAAQGSVLTNKYAEGLPGKRYYGGCEFVDRAEQLAIDRAKQLFGAEMANVQPHSGAQANFAVFLTLLEPGDTIMGMDLSHGGHLTHGSPVNVSGKWFNVVQYGVNQETEQLDFEQIRALALKERPKLIICGYSAYPRTIDFAKFREIADEVGAYLLADIAHIAGLVATGHHPNPVSYCDVVTTTTHKTLRGPRGGLILTRDAELGKKLNKSVFPGTQGGPLEHVIAGKAVAFGEALKPEFKEYSGQVIINAQSMAEAFKARNFKLVSDGTDNHLILVDLRSIGMTGKKGDALVSQVNITANKNTVPFDSESPFVTSGLRLGSPAMTTRGMGATEFQEIANIIADKLLNPEDEAVQQKCLDRVAALCDRFPLYPYLQIPVPAKI
- a CDS encoding fumarylacetoacetate hydrolase family protein — protein: MAERYVRIKTNREQIYYGVLKANRSVLVYDAPPWLSGQETDIVMELDTYQLLAPCVPSKIIAVGKNYLKHAAEMGTPVPSEPLLFLKPPTTIVADGQNIIYPVQSKQVDYEGELALIIGDRLSKVNPEQAAKSIWGYTIANDVTARDLQKKDNQWTRAKGFDTFCPLGPWIVRELSVEAQIQTFINNDHAPRQSAMISDMVFNPDVLISYISQVMTLLPGDVILTGTPEGVGSIKPGDTVRIEIEGIGSISNQVV
- a CDS encoding undecaprenyl/decaprenyl-phosphate alpha-N-acetylglucosaminyl 1-phosphate transferase, whose translation is MPVELYHLIAFLTSVTFVLWTIPDVKTLGLKLGIVDRPNARKIHQKPVVRVGGVSIFAGTIAALVIVWLLGGFSALASDKVTEVWAVIIGSILFFGIGFADDLFNLTPISRLLMQVAVATGCWYMGVRIDFVSFPIYSLVKIYWLSLPVTVVWLVGMANAINWIDGVDGLAAGVSGIAAFVMLVVTLFMDQPAAGLIAAAMAGGALGFLRYNFNPAQIFMGDGGAYFMGFTLAAVGVVGLVKTTAITAVLLPYLILAVPILDMSAVIFSRISKGKSPFIADKSHLHHWLLKTGISQRQTVLFIYTLTFWVGSLALGFSNIPSGWGYAIGATMLLAWQLWQVWQVWKERRRILNNISESDR